CACGCGGGAGGTGCTCCATGTTCAGGCTGGCCAACGTCGACGGCCGCGCTGCGCTCGTCGAGGGCGACCACTGGTATGACCTGGCGGTGCTCGGCGGCGACGAGGCGCTGGCGGAGCCGATGGCTGCCGTCGCCCGCCACCCCGAGCTCCACGACCTGCAGGCCCGTGCGGCGGACCGCTCCCCCAGTGGCGACGTAGCCGACACGCTCCTCGGCGCGTGCGTGCCCCGGCCGAGCAAGGTCTTCGCCATCGGGCTGAACTACCGCGCTCACGCCGCCGAGTCGAACCTCGAGCTGCCCACGGCGCCGGTCACGTTCACCAAGTTCCCGAGCTGCCTGGCCGGCCCCACCGCCGACGTCGTCCTCTCGGGACCGACGGTCGACTGGGAGGTCGAGCTGGTGGTGGTCATCGGCCACGGCGGTCGCCACGTCAGCGCCGACGACGCCTGGGCGCACGTGGCCGGGCTCTGCCTCGGCCAGGACATCTCCGACCGAACGGTGCAGCTCAACGGCAACCCGGCCCAGTTCTCCCTCGGGAAGAGCTTCGACACCTACGGCCCCATCGGGCCCGCCGTCGTCAGCGTCGACGCCTTCACCGACCCCGACGACATCGGGATCTGGTG
The sequence above is a segment of the Acidimicrobiales bacterium genome. Coding sequences within it:
- a CDS encoding fumarylacetoacetate hydrolase family protein, translated to MFRLANVDGRAALVEGDHWYDLAVLGGDEALAEPMAAVARHPELHDLQARAADRSPSGDVADTLLGACVPRPSKVFAIGLNYRAHAAESNLELPTAPVTFTKFPSCLAGPTADVVLSGPTVDWEVELVVVIGHGGRHVSADDAWAHVAGLCLGQDISDRTVQLNGNPAQFSLGKSFDTYGPIGPAVVSVDAFTDPDDIGIWCEVAGERMQEARTTDLIFPVPELVEHLSSICTLEPGDLIFTGTPSGVGAPRGRFLQDGEVIVSGAEVIGELRNRCVAR